The Bdellovibrionales bacterium genome contains the following window.
AAGCGCAATCAAAATTAGCACCGCTGTCACGGCCGGAACCAAATAGGCCCAGAGATAATAGCGCCATTTGCCAAGTTTGAATCCAATGTCCTTGAATCTCCAGCCAAAGACCCAAGACAAAACTAAACCGACAAGTCCCGGTGTCCACATCAGTGCAAAAACACGGGCATTGTCTTTGATGCCGGCTTCGGCTTTGGCAATGAAGTAGACTTCAATCCAAGAAATCAGGAATGTGATCAGCAAAAATGTAATCAGCTGGGCTTTGAGGGAAACTTTTGTCAACTAGGAGCACCTTTGAGGAAGTAGCTTTCATAAAGGGTTCGCGGCCGATAGGCGAGATAACCTATGGCCGCGAGGTGGTTCAGTATCAATGCATCTTTGGCCAATGAATAGGCCTTTTTAAGCTCTAAAATCCGGGTCCAGGGACGGTAATCCCAGAACTTTTCCTTCAGTTTCGTGAGCTTATTCGCCTTGGTCACTTGCAAGGCGATTGTGCCACTCAAAGCCCTTATAAAAGGCGCAAAACTTGCCCGGTTTTTAAGCCGTATTAGCAAATGCAAATGGTCGCCGGCATTGCCGAACTCATGAATCTTGATGCCGTATTCTTTGGCGAGTCGCCTCAGTATTCGTTCAACAATTTTCTGATTCCGCAAATTCCGTAAAGACCACTCGCCCGTCGCCCTCGACGACCGCAAAACCACATGCATGGCCTTTTTGGTGCTGAGAGGACGGGCGGTTTTGGCGTTGCTTTTCTTGAGCAATGAGCCTCCGAACTGAAACATTCGTCTCAGCTCGGAGGCCCTGATCGGACCTTGAGATCCTGCGTTTTCGTACCTTTGCTCGTTTCGGGAGGAGCGCTTTGCCATGAAAAAACTGTACAAAAGTAGCGATGGTATTTCAAGATTGATTTTTGAAAACTAGACCTTTTATTTGTGGAGTTTTTTGTGAATGAAAATGGAACCAGGACGCACGGCGAAAGTCGGGAAATGTTCCAGGTTCCGCGAAGCTCATTTTCCGTGCTTGGCCGGGTTTAGAATCGGTTCTAAGATAGTGGCGATGGCAAAAGAAATCGATCAGCTCAAAGAACGTATTCAAGAACTAGAAATGGAACTTGTCGCAAAGGACCGCGAACTTCTGAAATATCGTCAGGAGCTCGGCCGAGCCAATGTTTCTTTGGAAAATCTGATTGGGCAAATCACCGAAGAGATCCGCATGGCGGGACTCATCCAAAAAATGCTTTCACCCACTCAGCTCCCGAACATCGCCGGCTTTGACTGCAGCACAAAATATCAACCAGGCGATCGTTACGGCGGCGACTACTTCGATATTTTTGAGCACGAAGATAAGCTGAAGTTCGGCGTCGTGATCGCCAGCGCTTCAGGCTA
Protein-coding sequences here:
- a CDS encoding transposase, coding for MFQFGGSLLKKSNAKTARPLSTKKAMHVVLRSSRATGEWSLRNLRNQKIVERILRRLAKEYGIKIHEFGNAGDHLHLLIRLKNRASFAPFIRALSGTIALQVTKANKLTKLKEKFWDYRPWTRILELKKAYSLAKDALILNHLAAIGYLAYRPRTLYESYFLKGAPS